From Jiangella mangrovi:
CGGAGCGGGGATTGTCGTCGGTGACGACGACGACGTCGGCGCCGCGCGCGGCGGCCGCCCCCATGAGCGGCCGCTTCTCGCGGTCGCGGTCGCCGCCCGCCCCCACGACGACGATCAGGCGGCCGCGCGGGTGCAGCGCCTGCAGGACGTTGTCGATGGCGTCCGGCGTATGCGCGAAGTCGACGACGGCGACAGGTGCGGCGACCGCGGGGTCGCCGACGCGCTCCATGCGCCCGGGGACGCCGGGACTCGACGCGATGCCGTCGACCGCCGTTGCGGTGTCGACCCCCACCTCGAGCAGCATGGTCACCGCCAGCGCCGCGTTGGTGACGTTGAACTCGCCCGGAATGGGGACCCGCAACTCCAGCTTGGCGCCGTCGGGCCCCGCCAGCGTCGCGCGGTCGCCGTGGCAGTCGACCTGCCAGTCGGCGTCGGCGTGCATGTGCGGCGGCGCGACGGTCACCACCGGCAACGACGTCGACGACGCCAGCCGGAGGCCGTACTGGTCGCCGACCACGACGACCGCCCGGCGCGCGTGCGACGGCGTGAACAGCCGGGCCTTCGCGGCGAAGTAGTCCTCGAGGTCGGTGTGGAAGTCGAGGTGGTCCTGGGTGAGGTTGGTGAACCCGGCGACGTCGAACACCACGCCGTCGACCCGCCCGAACACCATGGCGTGGCTCGAAACCTCCATGGCGCAGGCCGTGACGCCGCGCTCGCGCATGACGGCGAGCAGCGCGTGCACGTCGGTGGCCTCGGGCGTGGTGCGGACGCTGGCCACGCGCTCGTCGCCCACCCGGGTCTCGACGGTGCCGATGATGCCGGTCGTGTGCCCGGCGGCGCGCAGCCCGGCCTCGAGCAGGTAGGTCGTCGTGGTCTTGCCGTTGGTGCCGGTGACGCCGAGCATCAGCAGGTCGCGCGCCGGGTGCCCGTACACCGTCGCGGCGATGTCGCCGACCTGGGACCGCGGGTCGACGACTCGGAGCACCGGAATCCGCAGGTCACCGGCCAGGCCGACGCCGTCGTCGTCGGTCATGATCGCGACCGCGCCGGACTCGGCGGCCGCCGCCGCGAACCGGGCGCCGTGCGTCACCGCGCCGGGCAGCGCCATGTAGAGGTCGCCGGGCCGGACCTGCCGGGAGTCGTGCGTGACCCCGGTCACGAGCACGTCGGCCGGCGCGTCGGCGTGGAGCACCGTCAGTGGGAGCGGCGTGACGTGATCGGGTCGCAGTCCTGGGCGGTCGGGCACGACAGAGCAATCTACTCGGTCAGTCGGCGAAGAGTGGCACCTGCGGCGGCTCCGTGCCCGTCGGCGCCACACCGCCCTGCTCGAGGGCGAACCGCATGATGTCCGCGAAGGCCGGACCGGCCAGCGCGCTGCCGGAGTTGCCGTTCTGCGGGTCGAAGAGCGAGACGGTGACGACGTACTGCGGGTCGTCGGCCGGCGCGAAGCCCATGAACGACGAGTTGTAGTCCGCGTAGCAGCCGCACTCGGGGTCGACGCGCTGCGCCGTGCCGGTCTTGCCGGCGATGCGGTAGCCGTCGACGAGGGCCGGCTTGCCGGTGCCGCCCTCGCCCATGACGGCCTCCATCATCGTGGTGACCTCGGCGGCCGTGGCCTCGCTGACGACCCGCTCCGGCGCCGACGGCTCGACCGGCGTCTCGCGCCCGTCCGGGCCGATGGTCGCCGCGATGAGTCGCGGGTCGACCCGCACGCCGCCGTTGGCGATGGTCGCGTACGCCGACGCCATCTGGACCGCGCTGACGGAGATGCCCTGCCCGAACGCGATGTTGTCGCGGGTGAGGTCGGTGAAGTCGTCGCCCGACGGCAGCCGGCCGCCGGTCTCGCCCGGCATGCCGAGGTCCGGCGCCGTGCCGAACCCGAAGCGCTGCAGGTAGTCGTGGTAGACGTCCTTGTCCAGCGTCTCGGCGGCCAGGACGGTGCCGACGTTGCTGGACTTCGCGACGATGCCGGCGAGGGTCATCTGGTCCTCGCCGTGGCTGTAGTAGTCGTGGATCGTCTCTCCGCTGCGCCGGATGCTGTCGGGCACCGAGAACGACGTGGTGTGGTCGGCCAGGCCCTGGTCGACGACCGCCGACATCGTGATCGGCTTGAACACCGAGCCGGGCTCGTAGGCGTCCTCGACGGCGGCGCTGCCGCGGTCGGCCGCCTCGGTCTCGCTCGGGTCGGCGGGGTCGAAACCGGGCGTGGCGGCCAGCGCCACGATCTCCTGCGTGTCGACGTCCATGACGACGGCGACGCCGTCGGCCGCGCCGGCGTTGGCCACCGCCTCGGTCAGGACCTGCTCGGTGTGCCACTGCACGTCGCTGTCCAGCGTCAGCCGCAGCCCCGTCCCCGCCACCGGGTCGGTGACGTGGTTCGCGGAGCTGTTCGGGATGCGGATGCCGCCCGGGCTGAACTGATAGGTCGCCTCGCCGTCGGTGCCGGCCAGCGTCTGGTCCATGGACTGCTCGAGCCCGGTGAGCCCCAGGCCGTCGGCGCCGAGGAACCCGACGACGTTGCCGGCGACGGTGCCCGCCGGGTAGTCGCGGGCGGCCGCGGTCTCGGCGGTGAAGCCGGTCAGCCCGAGCCCGCGGATCTGCCGCCAGGTCGCCCCCGGCACGCCGCGCGCGATGACGACGTACTGGTCGTCGCCGCTGAGGTCGCGCTGCAGGTCGGCGGCCTTCGTGCCGAGGATGCCCTCGAGCTGCAGCGCGTACGCGGCCGGGTTCTTCACCTGCGTCTGGTCGACGACGACGTTGTAGGCCTCGACGGTGCTGGCCAGTGCCTCACCGTCGCGGTCGAGGATGGCGCCGCGCTCGGCCCGCACCGGGACGGTCTTGAGGCCGATCTTGTCGGCCACGGCGGCGTAGGTGGACGCGTCGACGCCCTGCAACTGGATCAGCCGGCCGCCGAACAGCGACAGGATGACGCAGACGCCGAACAGCGTGACCCGCAGGCGCTTGCGCGGGTCGGCCAGCCGGACGGTGCGCGGCTGCTTCGGCGGCTTGGGCGCCTTGGGTCGCTTCGGCGGCCTCGCGGCGGGCCGCGACGCCTTGGCCGGCGTCGGCTTGCGAGGAGAGCTCTTCTTGCCCGCCGGCTTGCGCGCCGCCGTGGCGGCGGCGCCCGCGCGGACCGGGGTCGCGGTCTTGCGGGCCGGTCGGGGCGCGGCGGCCTTGCGCGGCTGGGAGGCCTTCTTCGGCTGGGCAGCCTTACGGGGCTGGGCGACCTTCCGGGGCTGGGCGGCTTTGCGCGGCGCCGCAGGCTGACCCCGTCGGGCCCCCGCCGCTCCCCCGCGCCCGTCCGGGCGCTTCGGCGGCATCAGCCGTCCCCGCCGCCGGCGGCGGGCGTGCCGCCGGAGCCGGGCAGCTCGAGGAAGCGCGGCGCCTCGTCGGCCGGGACCATGCCGAGGCGGTCGGCCTCGTCGGCCAGCGCGTCGGGGGCGCTGCGGGCGGCGACGCGGTCGGCGAGGTCGGTCTGCCGGTCGCGCAGCTCGTCGGTGGTCGACTGCATCTCGCCGAGCTCGAACGAGCCCTGCTGCAGGGCGGTGTTGAGGATCAGCAGCCCGATCAGGCCGATGCCGAGCACCAGCAGCACCAGCACGACGAACGGTGCGCGCGGTGCGTGGGAGGCGCGGGAGGGGACGCTGCGCAGCGACGGCCGGCGCGGCGCGGCGACCGGGGCGTAGGCGGCGCGTTCGGCGCTCATGCGGCCTCCCTGATCCGCTCGACCGCGCGCAGCCTGGCCGACTGCGCGCGCGGGTTGGCGGCGATCTCCTCGTCCGTGGGCGGCTCGGAGCGGGTCAGCAGCCGCAGCTCGGGCCGGTGCTCGGGCAGCTCGACCGGGAGACCGTGCGGCGCGGTGCTGGTCGTCCTCGCCGCGAACAGCTGCTTGACGATGCGGTCCTCGAGCGAGTGGTACGACAGCACGACGATGCGGCCCCCGACGGCGAGCGCGTCGATGGCGGCCGGCAGCGCCCGCTCGAGCACCTCCAGCTCGCCGTTGACCTCGATGCGCAGCGCCTGGAACGTGCGCTTGGCCGGGTTGCCGCCGGTGCGCCGGGCGGGTGCCGGGATGGTGTCGCGGATCAGCTCGACCAGCCGGGGGCTGGTGTCGAACGGCGCACGCTTGCGCTCCCGCACCACCGCGGCGGCGATGCGGGAGGCGAACCGCTCCTCGCCGTAGCGGCGCAGGATGCGGGTGAGGTCGGCGGCCGGGTAGGTGTTGAGCACCTCGGCCGCCGTGATGCCGGTGGACTGGTCCATGCGCATGTCCAGCGGCGCGTCCTGCGAGTACGCGAACCCGCGCTCGGCCTCGTCCAGCTGCAGCGACGAGACGCCGAGATCGAACAGGACACCATGCACGCGCCGGATGCCGAGGCCCGCCAAGACGTCGGCGATCCGGTCGTAGACCGCGTGGACGCCGGTGAACCGGTCGCCGAACGGCGCGAGCCGCTCGGTCGCCCGGGCCAGCGCCACGCGGTCGCGGTCGAGGCCCACCAGGTGGGCCGTGGAGCTGCGGCGCAACAGGGCTTCGGCGTGCCCGCCGAGACCCAGCGTGGCGTCGACGACCACGCGCCGGTCCTCCGACGGCGCGGACGCGTCGAGTGCCGGGGCCAAGAGCTCGACGACACGGTCGAGCAGCACCGGGACGTGCGCCCCCTGCTCAGTCATCGACACCCCCGCGTCTCTTCGTCGTTGCCTCGTTGCGTTGCCACCTGCGGCTCGTACGACCAGGTCCCCGCCCGCTCGGGCTTGGCTGCCGGCTCTGGCCCCTTGGCACCGGGGAAGTGGTGTCAAGAGGTGGAGCGGCCGGAGACCTCGTCGTGCGTTTCCGTTCGGTGGTCAGAAGATGCCCGGGAGCACCTCCTCGGAGATGTCGGCGAACATCGGCTCCTTCTCGGCCTGGTACGTCTCCCAGGCCTGCTCGGACCAGATCTCCACCCGCGTCATGGCACCGACGACGGTGCACTCGCGCTCCAGGGCCGCGTACGTACGCAGACCCGGGGGGATGGTGATGCGGCCCTGCTTGTCCGGGACCTCGTCGCTGGCCCCCGCTGCCAGCATGCGAGCGAAGTCGCGCGTGCCCTTGTGCGTGATGGGCGCGGCGCGCAGCTGCTCGGTGAACCGGAGGAACTCGGCGCGCGGCCACACGTAGAGACAGCGTTCCTGCCCTCGTGTGATCACGACGCCCTCCGCCAGCTCGTCCCGGAACTTCGCCGGAAGGATGAGCCGCCCTTTCTCGTCCAGCCGGGGCGTGTGGGTACCGAGGAACACGGCCCACCTCCCCGCCGTCCGAGCTTCCGGACCACTCTTCCTCCACTGCCCGCCACTCTACTCCACTCCTCCCCACTTGCAACCACATTCAGCCCCACTGCGCCCCACCACGCCCCACTCGCGGGTTCGGTGCGGGACGGCGCCAGGACGGGTTCGCACGGCGTATCCGCAGGTCAGAGAGGTGTCGACGACGGCGTCAGCCTGCGGCGGGCAGTGGTGGGGCGCGGTGGGGCGCCGCGGCGGCGCGGAGGGCACTCCGGGCTCGACGGCGCCGGAGTCGCACCTGCTCAGCGAGGTGCGCCCTCCGGGTGGAGGGCTGTGGTGGAGGAGAGTGGGGAATCGGCGCCGCGCGCCCGCCCCGACACCGTCGACTGGCGACTTCCGCCGGACATGTCAGGTGCGAATGTCCAGTTCGTATGGATGCGCCTGCATAGCGAGTGGACATAGGCTCTGCGGGTAGGGGTCAAGCCGGGGCCGATCGGAACCTCTGCGACCACTCACACGTCGCACACTGCAACACTGGAAAGCGGGAGTTCCGCGATCGGCCGAGGCACGTCACGCCGACGAGGTCGGGGATCGAAGGAGGAAACGTGCCTGAGCCGTTCAACCCGGGCCGTCAGCCACGGCCGAGCGAACAGGTGTCGGAGCTGGCGCTGTCCGACCTCGCCGACACCGCGGCGCGCATCCAGTCGGCCATCGGCTCGGTGGTCGAGGGCAAGCCCGAGGTCATCAAGCTGGCGCTGACGGTGCTGCTGGCCGAGGGCCACATCCTCATCGAAGACGTTCCCGGTGTCGGCAAGACCATGCTGGCCAAGTCGGTCGCCCGGGCCATCGACTGCTCGGTGCGGCGCATCCAATTCACCCCCGACCTCATGCCCAGCGACGTCACCGGCGTCTCGGTGTTCAACCAGTCGACCCGCGAGTTCGAGTTCAAGCCCGGCGGCGTGTTCGCGAACATCGTCGTCGGCGACGAGATCAACCGCGCCTCGCCGAAGACGCAGTCGGCGCTGCTCGAGTGCATGGAGGAGCGGCAGGTCACCGTCGACGGCACCACCTACCAGCTCGAGGCGCCGTTCATGGTGGTCGCCACCCAGAACCCCATCGAGATGGAGGGCACCTACCCCCTCCCCGAGGCGCAGCGCGACCGG
This genomic window contains:
- a CDS encoding UDP-N-acetylmuramoyl-L-alanyl-D-glutamate--2,6-diaminopimelate ligase, with product MPDRPGLRPDHVTPLPLTVLHADAPADVLVTGVTHDSRQVRPGDLYMALPGAVTHGARFAAAAAESGAVAIMTDDDGVGLAGDLRIPVLRVVDPRSQVGDIAATVYGHPARDLLMLGVTGTNGKTTTTYLLEAGLRAAGHTTGIIGTVETRVGDERVASVRTTPEATDVHALLAVMRERGVTACAMEVSSHAMVFGRVDGVVFDVAGFTNLTQDHLDFHTDLEDYFAAKARLFTPSHARRAVVVVGDQYGLRLASSTSLPVVTVAPPHMHADADWQVDCHGDRATLAGPDGAKLELRVPIPGEFNVTNAALAVTMLLEVGVDTATAVDGIASSPGVPGRMERVGDPAVAAPVAVVDFAHTPDAIDNVLQALHPRGRLIVVVGAGGDRDREKRPLMGAAAARGADVVVVTDDNPRSEDPAAIRAAVAAGAHAVPDAERAREILVVDGRREAIRAALGSARGPDDTVVVLGKGHEQGQEIAGVVHPFDDRDVLREELVRWSEEKTA
- a CDS encoding peptidoglycan D,D-transpeptidase FtsI family protein, whose protein sequence is MPPKRPDGRGGAAGARRGQPAAPRKAAQPRKVAQPRKAAQPKKASQPRKAAAPRPARKTATPVRAGAAATAARKPAGKKSSPRKPTPAKASRPAARPPKRPKAPKPPKQPRTVRLADPRKRLRVTLFGVCVILSLFGGRLIQLQGVDASTYAAVADKIGLKTVPVRAERGAILDRDGEALASTVEAYNVVVDQTQVKNPAAYALQLEGILGTKAADLQRDLSGDDQYVVIARGVPGATWRQIRGLGLTGFTAETAAARDYPAGTVAGNVVGFLGADGLGLTGLEQSMDQTLAGTDGEATYQFSPGGIRIPNSSANHVTDPVAGTGLRLTLDSDVQWHTEQVLTEAVANAGAADGVAVVMDVDTQEIVALAATPGFDPADPSETEAADRGSAAVEDAYEPGSVFKPITMSAVVDQGLADHTTSFSVPDSIRRSGETIHDYYSHGEDQMTLAGIVAKSSNVGTVLAAETLDKDVYHDYLQRFGFGTAPDLGMPGETGGRLPSGDDFTDLTRDNIAFGQGISVSAVQMASAYATIANGGVRVDPRLIAATIGPDGRETPVEPSAPERVVSEATAAEVTTMMEAVMGEGGTGKPALVDGYRIAGKTGTAQRVDPECGCYADYNSSFMGFAPADDPQYVVTVSLFDPQNGNSGSALAGPAFADIMRFALEQGGVAPTGTEPPQVPLFAD
- a CDS encoding septum formation initiator family protein; this encodes MSAERAAYAPVAAPRRPSLRSVPSRASHAPRAPFVVLVLLVLGIGLIGLLILNTALQQGSFELGEMQSTTDELRDRQTDLADRVAARSAPDALADEADRLGMVPADEAPRFLELPGSGGTPAAGGGDG
- the rsmH gene encoding 16S rRNA (cytosine(1402)-N(4))-methyltransferase RsmH; the encoded protein is MTEQGAHVPVLLDRVVELLAPALDASAPSEDRRVVVDATLGLGGHAEALLRRSSTAHLVGLDRDRVALARATERLAPFGDRFTGVHAVYDRIADVLAGLGIRRVHGVLFDLGVSSLQLDEAERGFAYSQDAPLDMRMDQSTGITAAEVLNTYPAADLTRILRRYGEERFASRIAAAVVRERKRAPFDTSPRLVELIRDTIPAPARRTGGNPAKRTFQALRIEVNGELEVLERALPAAIDALAVGGRIVVLSYHSLEDRIVKQLFAARTTSTAPHGLPVELPEHRPELRLLTRSEPPTDEEIAANPRAQSARLRAVERIREAA
- the mraZ gene encoding division/cell wall cluster transcriptional repressor MraZ produces the protein MFLGTHTPRLDEKGRLILPAKFRDELAEGVVITRGQERCLYVWPRAEFLRFTEQLRAAPITHKGTRDFARMLAAGASDEVPDKQGRITIPPGLRTYAALERECTVVGAMTRVEIWSEQAWETYQAEKEPMFADISEEVLPGIF
- a CDS encoding AAA family ATPase — translated: MSELALSDLADTAARIQSAIGSVVEGKPEVIKLALTVLLAEGHILIEDVPGVGKTMLAKSVARAIDCSVRRIQFTPDLMPSDVTGVSVFNQSTREFEFKPGGVFANIVVGDEINRASPKTQSALLECMEERQVTVDGTTYQLEAPFMVVATQNPIEMEGTYPLPEAQRDRFMMRLSMGYPSPQAEIEMIDTHGSTSALDPLEPVTDAAHVHKLVRLVRGVYVADPIKEYAVALTSATRTSPDLRLGASPRATLHLIRAAKAWAGLEGREYVLPDDIQALAAPVLGHRLLPTAEAQIGRRDAAGIVADLVQRVPQPEPAR